A region of Fusobacteriaceae bacterium DNA encodes the following proteins:
- a CDS encoding glycerate kinase, protein MKFLFASDSFKGTLSSEKIIELLNIAAKKVFPQCETAGVLIADGGEGTVEAVIKNTKGKMVSLEVHGPLMELRKSYYGEINEKEAIIEMAAASGLPMVPPEKRNPLLTTTCGTGELIKTALDKGFRDIAIAIGGSATNDGGMGAMRALGVRFLDAEGKELEGTGQDLEKVRDIDLSGIHPAVAETKFTVMCDVNNPLTGERGATFTFGKQKGGTPEILKRLESGMINYAGVVLAKTGVDVDKIPGAGAAGGLGAALCVFLKATLKSGIETVLDLIHFDELLNDTDLVITGEGRIDWQSAFGKVPSGIGKRCRAKNVPVVAVVGGMGDGATDIYEHGVHSIVTTVNTPMPLEEALNRAEELYLDAAERTFRVLKAGMNLKK, encoded by the coding sequence ATGAAATTTTTATTCGCGTCGGATTCATTCAAAGGAACGCTCTCGTCGGAAAAAATCATCGAACTCTTGAACATAGCGGCAAAAAAAGTCTTCCCCCAATGTGAGACGGCCGGGGTACTGATCGCCGACGGCGGCGAAGGGACTGTGGAAGCCGTCATCAAGAACACGAAGGGGAAAATGGTCTCCCTCGAGGTTCACGGACCCCTGATGGAACTCAGGAAGTCCTATTACGGGGAAATCAACGAAAAGGAAGCGATCATCGAAATGGCGGCGGCTTCAGGCCTTCCCATGGTTCCGCCCGAAAAGCGCAATCCGCTCCTGACGACAACCTGCGGGACGGGGGAATTGATCAAGACCGCCCTTGACAAGGGCTTCCGGGATATCGCCATCGCCATCGGCGGGAGCGCCACCAACGACGGCGGCATGGGGGCCATGAGGGCGCTTGGCGTCAGATTTCTGGACGCGGAGGGAAAGGAACTGGAAGGAACGGGACAGGATCTGGAAAAGGTCCGGGATATTGATCTGAGCGGGATTCATCCGGCCGTGGCGGAGACAAAATTCACGGTCATGTGCGACGTCAACAATCCGCTGACCGGCGAAAGGGGGGCCACATTCACCTTCGGCAAACAGAAGGGCGGGACCCCGGAAATCTTGAAGCGGCTCGAAAGCGGCATGATCAACTACGCCGGGGTTGTGCTCGCCAAGACCGGCGTCGACGTGGACAAAATTCCGGGCGCGGGCGCTGCGGGAGGCCTCGGGGCGGCCCTTTGCGTTTTTCTCAAGGCAACGCTCAAATCGGGGATCGAAACGGTCCTTGACCTCATTCATTTCGACGAACTGCTCAACGATACGGATCTCGTCATTACCGGAGAAGGGCGCATCGACTGGCAGTCGGCCTTCGGCAAGGTTCCCAGCGGCATCGGCAAGCGCTGTCGGGCGAAAAACGTGCCGGTCGTAGCCGTCGTCGGCGGTATGGGCGACGGGGCGACGGATATTTACGAGCACGGCGTACATTCCATCGTGACGACGGTCAATACGCCCATGCCTCTCGAAGAGGCCCTGAACCGGGCCGAAGAGCTCTATCTCGACGCGGCGGAACGAACGTTCCGGGTGCTCAAGGCGGGCATGAACCTCAAAAAATAA